CGCGCCACCCGCGCCCCGGCCACCGCGCCGCACTACCAGGAGCGCCTGGCCACCCTCCACCGCTGGCTCGGTGCCGCCGGCCTGCTCGCCCCACCGGATCGCCGCCGCCCCTCGCAGCCGCTCAACGCCTCCCTCTACCAAGCCCTGCGCCCCGGCACCATCGACCGCTTCGTCGAGGCCATGCGCGCCATGACCTACGCCAACGCGCTCACCGCCACCCCCGCCAAGCCGCTCAGCCCCGCCACCATCCGCAAGAACGTGGCCGCCGTGAAGACCTTCGCCGCCTGGTGCGTGGCCGACGGCTATCTCGACCTCAACCAGCTCGCCGGCTACTGCCTGCCGCTGCCCCCCCGAGCCCGAGATCGAGCCCTTCAGCGACGCCCAGGTCTTAGCCCTGGTGAGCGCCACCGCCAGCTGGACCCGCAGCCGCCGGCGCAACCTCGCCATCGCCCTGCTGCTGCTCGACACCGGCATCCGCGCCGGCGAGCTGCTGCGGCTCACTCCGGACGACCTCGACCTCGACGCCGGCTGGGTGCGCGTCTGGGGCAAGGGCGCGCGCCAGCGGCGCGTCGCCATCGGGCCGCGCGTGATCGACGCCCTGGCGGCCTACCAGGGCCTGGAGCGCCGCGGCATCTGCTCCCGGTTCTTCGAGAGCGAGAAGGGCGGGCCACTGAGCTGCCGCGGGCTCAAGCGCATGCTCGAGCGCCCGGCCGCGCGCGCCGGCGTCAGCGGGCGGCGCATCTCGCCGCACACCTTCCGCCACACCTTCGCCGTCAGCTACCCGCGCGCCGGCGGCGACGAGCGCAGCCTGCGACTGATCCTGGGGCACCAGTCGGGGGATTCGATCGAGGCCTGCCTGCGCTACGTGTTCGGCGAGCAGCACATCAAGGAGCGGCACACCCACTTCTCGCCCCTGGACCGGCTGGGCCTGGGTGCGACGCCGCGCTGAGCGCCGCCGCCTCACCACCCCAGCGCCTGCGCCCGTCCCGTCGTGCCCGCCAGCGCGTGGCACTGGTAGTGAAACCACCAGCCGTCGGCCTTCCGCACCCAGCACTGCGACGGCAGCAGCAGCTCGCCGCAGCCGCTGCAGCGGCGCCGTCGTAGCGCGGGCGGCGTCCGGTCCCGGGCGGCCGCTGGGACGGCGGTTAGTGCCGGACGCCCGTGCCGCTCCGCGTCGTCCGGCGGCGGGCCGCGGCTCATGTCGTGGGCTGCACCACAGTCACCCCACCAGTGTGCGGGCCGGCAGCCCGAGGGGCAGCACAGGTTTCCGTAGAAATGCGAAAAAGCGACGTGCGGGCGCTTGCCCAGCAGCCGGCCACGCCGTCGAACCGGTGCCTCGGGCGCCGGTCGTCATCCCGGCATCCGCGGCAGGCGGCCGCTCAACCGGCGCCCGTCGCCTGCGAGGAGGCATTCGCGCCTCGCCACCCGCACCCGGCGCACCGGAAGCCGGTCACCCAGCCGATCTCGGGCTACCTTGGGCCGAGCCCGCAGTCGTCGGCGCCGGCCGCGTGCCACAGCGGTTCCGGCGCCTCGCGGTACCCCCGAGCCATCGCCACGCGCGACCGCCGCGGGGTCGGTAGAGCACCGCCTCACCACGACCGGCAGGTCCGCGCGTGATTGACTTGCCCGCAGGCACCGCCGCGTCGAACTGCGGCCGACACCGCCCGCGGCGAGCAAACAAAGAAAACGAGCGCGCGTGCCCGCCGTAGGCGCCGCCCGGACTGGCGCTTGCGGGAACCACATCGGCTGCCGAGAACCCGAGGACAAGCAGGCTCGCCCACGTGACGGAGTGCACAGGTGCCGTCGGCCTCCGAGCCTCGCGCCGATGCCTCCGCCGGACGCTTCGCCGCGCACGATGCGCTCCCGACGCGACCGTTGGGCGCCCGATCCTCGGACCGGGCGCCCACTCGGCCGCAGGCAACTCGGCAACATGCCGTCAGGACATCAGCCCATCTTCCTTCAGGCTCACGACCCGGTCACCGCCGATGACGACGTGGTCCACGATCTGAATCCCCAGCAGATCGGCCGCCGCCACCAGCTTTCGGGTCAGCGCGGTGTCGTCCGCGCTCGGCGTCGGATCACCGCTGGGATGGTTGTGGCAGATGATGAGGTGGGGAATTGCCGCGACCACCGCCGGCCGCAGCACTTCCGCCGGCCGGACCATGATGGCGCAGACATTGCCCTGGTAGATGACGCGCTGGCCGACCACGTGGCGCCGGCTGTCGAGGAGCAGCACCCGCATCTGCTCCTGGGCCAGTCCGGCCATCTCGGGCGCCAGGAGCTGCCGCACGTCATCGGGGCGTCAATGGTGGGCCGGTCGTCCTGGTTGCGTGCCGGCTGGGCCTCTACGCCGTAGCGCAAGGCCAACTCGCGCAGGAGACGCAGGTTGAATCTGAGCGCGTCCAGCAGGATCTCGTCGCGGGTGTCTGTCGTCA
The sequence above is a segment of the Chloroflexota bacterium genome. Coding sequences within it:
- a CDS encoding tyrosine-type recombinase/integrase gives rise to the protein MEPFSDAQVLALVSATASWTRSRRRNLAIALLLLDTGIRAGELLRLTPDDLDLDAGWVRVWGKGARQRRVAIGPRVIDALAAYQGLERRGICSRFFESEKGGPLSCRGLKRMLERPAARAGVSGRRISPHTFRHTFAVSYPRAGGDERSLRLILGHQSGDSIEACLRYVFGEQHIKERHTHFSPLDRLGLGATPR